The following DNA comes from Musa acuminata AAA Group cultivar baxijiao chromosome BXJ1-4, Cavendish_Baxijiao_AAA, whole genome shotgun sequence.
CATGTGTTTAGGGTTCTCGGTGGAGGAGAATTGTCTGCGTGGAAGAAGCTTGGTTCAATGGCAGTGGGAAGGGTGGTGCTGTGGTGCTACTGTTAACTGGAAGGAACCTGTTACCCAGGGTTTCCAGATCTCTGACTTGTGACTTGAGGAACTTGAGGTAGTTGACAGCCTCATCGAGCATAGACGCAGTGTCCATTCTGCTGCCCCCTGGGACCAGCCCTTGCAGTATTCTCAGCCTCTCACTTATCCTTTCCCTCCTATGCCTTGCAGCCACAGTCTGTGGGTCACTCGATATCTTCACGTTCTTCCTCTGTGGCTTCTCCGCTGCCTCCTCCACCCCCAGACTCACCGGCCGCAGAGCTGCAGCCCTATAGATCATCTCCTTCGCCTGCGCGATCGCCTCGGTGTCGGGCTCGTATCCGCCTTCCCGAACAAAATCGATACTCGAACTCCCCGAGTGCTTCTCTGATCTCGGCTTCTTCGATTGGGCTCCCCTTGAGAAGCTAATTTGATAGCCTCCCTCCCCTGTTGAGCAACTCGATTGGAGGAGGCTACAAATCGGGTGGTTGCTTTCCCCTACTCTCTTCACCTCATCTAACTTTCTCTTGGCGTTTCTCCTTCCCTTCAGAGATTCGAGTTGCCGAACCGAGGAAGCCTGTGAAGCCACATCGTCCAGGTTTGGCCCGCCGTTCTCGGACTCCCCCGAAGAAATGTTACCGCTGCAACTCAAACCATGCACCACATTCGTGCGTCGAGAAAACGCAGCCGCGGTGCCATCTTGCGCATCGACGGTGTTGCTGATGACATGTAGCTCTTCAGATGTCCCGAATGATGGAGGAGCAGCAGCATCGCCCAAGGTAGTACCCAGTGCTGGTGTCACGAGAACAGAGTCAGCTGCTGACATTATCGCTTCTTGGTACTGCAACAGAT
Coding sequences within:
- the LOC135644376 gene encoding transcription factor bHLH87-like, whose product is MDRFGWENPAAIRTEVSMSPSIWSNHYDDFTTSSEGHNSFNEESDLNEALILSSSLELQRILARQTSSDVDGISESMEILTPASDSINNSLNLDLLQYQEAIMSAADSVLVTPALGTTLGDAAAPPSFGTSEELHVISNTVDAQDGTAAAFSRRTNVVHGLSCSGNISSGESENGGPNLDDVASQASSVRQLESLKGRRNAKRKLDEVKRVGESNHPICSLLQSSCSTGEGGYQISFSRGAQSKKPRSEKHSGSSSIDFVREGGYEPDTEAIAQAKEMIYRAAALRPVSLGVEEAAEKPQRKNVKISSDPQTVAARHRRERISERLRILQGLVPGGSRMDTASMLDEAVNYLKFLKSQVRDLETLGNRFLPVNSSTTAPPFPLPLNQASSTQTILLHREP